In Acanthopagrus latus isolate v.2019 chromosome 17, fAcaLat1.1, whole genome shotgun sequence, the following are encoded in one genomic region:
- the LOC119005737 gene encoding homeodomain-interacting protein kinase 1-like isoform X3, giving the protein MGLQSNFFFFFSPVLFPQSKREMAPSKAVAARLFELPRRYTFLKFLGEGAFSKVVKCLDEETGETVAIKLPRRRCQQTMHEISILKMIKILNLDKHNIVKYIDCFPTSSGKAFVFESLDISLHDYFKKTDCAPMLLSDIRTIIQQMATAFKALKEIELIHTDVKLDNIMMVNHRRRPFEVKLIDFGVAMHASDVRIGQTVQPLIFRSPEIFLGREFTEASDMWTLGCAMFQMICGCQPFSGENEYEIVRSIVELVGEPNTLYLRGCECAFFYFKELDYYHWRIKTPSEYYRKARKKRPRKSHQFKSLDDMKAMRLEENNQTEAVEREQCIELLKAMLTVVDWERITPCEVLAHPFITKDYTNVQTDGLKTLRSSSEDFECEPLAAPLKDSSSIIQPDGCTPSPEILPSGAILVQPATAENSTSLEDQESAVSEPPTAPLEDEDRSVIQPDGCTPSPEILPSGVILVRPATAENSTSLEDQESAVSEPPTAPLADEDRSVIQPDGCTPSPEILPSGAILVRPATAENTTSLEDQESAVSEPATAPLEDEDRSVIQPDGCTPFPEILPSGVILVRPVTAENSTSLEDQESAVSEPPTAPLADEDRSIIQPDGCTPSPEILPSVLIQTPPARAENTTLLEDQEIQVSFQSVLDKTSESSVSDAGDNTKICEDSTTCGHHGGQEVATW; this is encoded by the exons ATGGGCCTTCAAAgtaacttctttttcttcttttcacctgttttgtttccacagtcTAAGAGAGAGATGGCACCTTCCAAAGCTGTTGCTGCTCGCCTTTTCGAACTCCCCAGAAGATATACGTTCCTGAAATTTCTTGGAGAGGGCGCCTTTTCAAAGGTGGTGAAATGTTTGGACGAGGAGACTGGTGAGACTGTGGCTATAAAGTTGCCTAGACGCCGGTGCCAACAAACCATGCATGAG ATTTCCATACTGAAAATGATCAAGATCCTCAACcttgacaaacacaacattgtcAAGTACATTGATTGTTTTCCGACCAGCTCCGGCAAGGCGTTTGTGTTCGAGTCGCTCGATATAAGCCTTCATGACTACTTTAAGAAGACAGATTGTGCCCCTATgcttctgagtgacatcagaacCATCATCCAACAG ATGGCCACAGCATTTAAGGCACTGAAGGAGATCGAGCTGATCCACACTGACGTCAAACTGGATAACATTATGATGGTGAATCACAGACGACGGCCGTTTGAAGTCAAGCTGATAGACTTTGGTGTGGCCATGCATGCATCAGATGTCAGGATAGGCCAGACTGTCCAACCACTAATTTTTCG GTCTCCAGAAATTTTTTTGGGCCGTGAGTTTACTGAGGCCTCTGATATGTGGACCCTGGGCTGTGCCATGTTTCAGATGATCTGCGGCTGTCAACCGTTCTCAGGAGAAAATGAATACGAAATA GTGCGGAGCATTGTTGAACTCGTGGGTGAGCCAAATACATTATATCTTCGTGGCTGTGAGTGTgcttttttttacttcaaagAGCTTGACTACTACCATTGGAGGATCAAG ACTCCCTCTGAATATTACAGAAAAGCTCGCAAGAAAAGACCCAGAAAGAGCCACCAGTTCAAGTCTCTGGATGATATGAAAGCA ATGCGTCTGGAAGAAAATAACCAGACTGAAGCTGTAGAGCGAGAGCAGTGTATCGAGCTTCTGAAGGCTATGCTGACAGTGGTTGACTGGGAGAGGATCACTCCCTGTGAAGTTCTCGCTCATCCATTCATCACGAAAGACTACACAAA tgtcCAGACTGATGGACTCAAGACATTGAGAAGTTCAAGTGAGGACTTTGAATGTGAGCCTCTTGCCGCTCCACTGAAGGACAGCAGCAGTATCATCCAACCAGACGGCTGCACTCCATCTCCTGAAATTCTGCCATCAGGTGCGATTCTGGTTCAGCCTGCGACTGCCGAGAACTCAACCTCACTGGAAGACCAGGAGAGTGCAGTTAGTGAGCCTCCTACCGCTCCTCTGGAGGATGAAGACAGGAGTGTCATCCAACCAGACGGCTGCACTCCATCTCCTGAAATTCTGCCATCAGGTGTGATTCTGGTTCGGCCTGCGACTGCCGAGAACTCAACCTCACTGGAAGACCAGGAGAGTGCAGTTAGTGAGCCTCCTACCGCTCCTCTGGCGGATGAAGACAGGAGTGTCATCCAACCAGACGGCTGCACTCCATCTCCTGAAATTCTGCCATCAGGTGCGATTCTGGTTCGGCCTGCGACCGCCGAGAACACAACCTCACTGGAAGACCAGGAGAGTGCAGTTAGTGAGCCTGCTACTGCTCCTCTGGAGGATGAAGACAGGAGTGTCATCCAACCAGACGGCTGCACTCCATTTCCTGAAATTCTGCCATCAGGTGTGATTCTGGTTCGGCCTGTGACCGCCGAGAACTCAACCTCACTGGAAGACCAGGAGAGTGCAGTTAGTGAGCCTCCTACCGCTCCTCTGGCGGATGAAGACAGGAGTATCATCCAACCAGACGGCTGCACTCCATCTCCTGAAATCCTCCCATCAGTCCTGATCCAGACTCCACCTGCGAGAGCCGAGAACACAACACTGCTGGAAGATCAGGAGATTCAAGTTAG ttttcagtctgTCCTGGACAAGACATCAGAGTCCTCAGTGAGCGACGCTGGCGATAACACAAAGATATGCGAGGATTCAACCACATGTG GTCACCACGGTGGACAGGAGGTCGCCACTTGGTGA
- the LOC119005737 gene encoding homeodomain-interacting protein kinase 1-like isoform X1, with protein sequence MGLQSNFFFFFSPVLFPQSKREMAPSKAVAARLFELPRRYTFLKFLGEGAFSKVVKCLDEETGETVAIKLPRRRCQQTMHEISILKMIKILNLDKHNIVKYIDCFPTSSGKAFVFESLDISLHDYFKKTDCAPMLLSDIRTIIQQMATAFKALKEIELIHTDVKLDNIMMVNHRRRPFEVKLIDFGVAMHASDVRIGQTVQPLIFRSPEIFLGREFTEASDMWTLGCAMFQMICGCQPFSGENEYEIVRSIVELVGEPNTLYLRGCECAFFYFKELDYYHWRIKTPSEYYRKARKKRPRKSHQFKSLDDMKAMRLEENNQTEAVEREQCIELLKAMLTVVDWERITPCEVLAHPFITKDYTNVQTDGLKTLRSSSEDFECEPLAAPLKDSSSIIQPDGCTPSPEILPSGAILVQPATAENSTSLEDQESAVSEPPTAPLEDEDRSVIQPDGCTPSPEILPSGVILVRPATAENSTSLEDQESAVSEPPTAPLADEDRSVIQPDGCTPSPEILPSGAILVRPATAENTTSLEDQESAVSEPATAPLEDEDRSVIQPDGCTPFPEILPSGVILVRPVTAENSTSLEDQESAVSEPPTAPLADEDRSIIQPDGCTPSPEILPSVLIQTPPARAENTTLLEDQEIQVSFQSVLDKTSESSVSDAGDNTKICEDSTTCEDTRRKKKKKKSSVASPHIYISVNLDASLCLLLIILCGLSSSRSPRWTGGRHLVMPRPVQSSPLFTHNLYQTFC encoded by the exons ATGGGCCTTCAAAgtaacttctttttcttcttttcacctgttttgtttccacagtcTAAGAGAGAGATGGCACCTTCCAAAGCTGTTGCTGCTCGCCTTTTCGAACTCCCCAGAAGATATACGTTCCTGAAATTTCTTGGAGAGGGCGCCTTTTCAAAGGTGGTGAAATGTTTGGACGAGGAGACTGGTGAGACTGTGGCTATAAAGTTGCCTAGACGCCGGTGCCAACAAACCATGCATGAG ATTTCCATACTGAAAATGATCAAGATCCTCAACcttgacaaacacaacattgtcAAGTACATTGATTGTTTTCCGACCAGCTCCGGCAAGGCGTTTGTGTTCGAGTCGCTCGATATAAGCCTTCATGACTACTTTAAGAAGACAGATTGTGCCCCTATgcttctgagtgacatcagaacCATCATCCAACAG ATGGCCACAGCATTTAAGGCACTGAAGGAGATCGAGCTGATCCACACTGACGTCAAACTGGATAACATTATGATGGTGAATCACAGACGACGGCCGTTTGAAGTCAAGCTGATAGACTTTGGTGTGGCCATGCATGCATCAGATGTCAGGATAGGCCAGACTGTCCAACCACTAATTTTTCG GTCTCCAGAAATTTTTTTGGGCCGTGAGTTTACTGAGGCCTCTGATATGTGGACCCTGGGCTGTGCCATGTTTCAGATGATCTGCGGCTGTCAACCGTTCTCAGGAGAAAATGAATACGAAATA GTGCGGAGCATTGTTGAACTCGTGGGTGAGCCAAATACATTATATCTTCGTGGCTGTGAGTGTgcttttttttacttcaaagAGCTTGACTACTACCATTGGAGGATCAAG ACTCCCTCTGAATATTACAGAAAAGCTCGCAAGAAAAGACCCAGAAAGAGCCACCAGTTCAAGTCTCTGGATGATATGAAAGCA ATGCGTCTGGAAGAAAATAACCAGACTGAAGCTGTAGAGCGAGAGCAGTGTATCGAGCTTCTGAAGGCTATGCTGACAGTGGTTGACTGGGAGAGGATCACTCCCTGTGAAGTTCTCGCTCATCCATTCATCACGAAAGACTACACAAA tgtcCAGACTGATGGACTCAAGACATTGAGAAGTTCAAGTGAGGACTTTGAATGTGAGCCTCTTGCCGCTCCACTGAAGGACAGCAGCAGTATCATCCAACCAGACGGCTGCACTCCATCTCCTGAAATTCTGCCATCAGGTGCGATTCTGGTTCAGCCTGCGACTGCCGAGAACTCAACCTCACTGGAAGACCAGGAGAGTGCAGTTAGTGAGCCTCCTACCGCTCCTCTGGAGGATGAAGACAGGAGTGTCATCCAACCAGACGGCTGCACTCCATCTCCTGAAATTCTGCCATCAGGTGTGATTCTGGTTCGGCCTGCGACTGCCGAGAACTCAACCTCACTGGAAGACCAGGAGAGTGCAGTTAGTGAGCCTCCTACCGCTCCTCTGGCGGATGAAGACAGGAGTGTCATCCAACCAGACGGCTGCACTCCATCTCCTGAAATTCTGCCATCAGGTGCGATTCTGGTTCGGCCTGCGACCGCCGAGAACACAACCTCACTGGAAGACCAGGAGAGTGCAGTTAGTGAGCCTGCTACTGCTCCTCTGGAGGATGAAGACAGGAGTGTCATCCAACCAGACGGCTGCACTCCATTTCCTGAAATTCTGCCATCAGGTGTGATTCTGGTTCGGCCTGTGACCGCCGAGAACTCAACCTCACTGGAAGACCAGGAGAGTGCAGTTAGTGAGCCTCCTACCGCTCCTCTGGCGGATGAAGACAGGAGTATCATCCAACCAGACGGCTGCACTCCATCTCCTGAAATCCTCCCATCAGTCCTGATCCAGACTCCACCTGCGAGAGCCGAGAACACAACACTGCTGGAAGATCAGGAGATTCAAGTTAG ttttcagtctgTCCTGGACAAGACATCAGAGTCCTCAGTGAGCGACGCTGGCGATAACACAAAGATATGCGAGGATTCAACCACATGTG AAGAcaccaggaggaagaagaagaagaagaagtcctCTGTTGCATCTCCtcatatctatatttctgtaaatcttgatgcctctctctgtctattactAATCATCTTGTGTGGCCTGTCCTCTTCTAGGTCACCACGGTGGACAGGAGGTCGCCACTTGGTGATGCCTCGTCCTGTGCAGTCGTCTCCACTCTTTACACATAATTTGTATCAGACattctgttaa
- the LOC119005737 gene encoding homeodomain-interacting protein kinase 1-like isoform X2 has translation MAPSKAVAARLFELPRRYTFLKFLGEGAFSKVVKCLDEETGETVAIKLPRRRCQQTMHEISILKMIKILNLDKHNIVKYIDCFPTSSGKAFVFESLDISLHDYFKKTDCAPMLLSDIRTIIQQMATAFKALKEIELIHTDVKLDNIMMVNHRRRPFEVKLIDFGVAMHASDVRIGQTVQPLIFRSPEIFLGREFTEASDMWTLGCAMFQMICGCQPFSGENEYEIVRSIVELVGEPNTLYLRGCECAFFYFKELDYYHWRIKTPSEYYRKARKKRPRKSHQFKSLDDMKAMRLEENNQTEAVEREQCIELLKAMLTVVDWERITPCEVLAHPFITKDYTNVQTDGLKTLRSSSEDFECEPLAAPLKDSSSIIQPDGCTPSPEILPSGAILVQPATAENSTSLEDQESAVSEPPTAPLEDEDRSVIQPDGCTPSPEILPSGVILVRPATAENSTSLEDQESAVSEPPTAPLADEDRSVIQPDGCTPSPEILPSGAILVRPATAENTTSLEDQESAVSEPATAPLEDEDRSVIQPDGCTPFPEILPSGVILVRPVTAENSTSLEDQESAVSEPPTAPLADEDRSIIQPDGCTPSPEILPSVLIQTPPARAENTTLLEDQEIQVSFQSVLDKTSESSVSDAGDNTKICEDSTTCEDTRRKKKKKKSSVASPHIYISVNLDASLCLLLIILCGLSSSRSPRWTGGRHLVMPRPVQSSPLFTHNLYQTFC, from the exons ATGGCACCTTCCAAAGCTGTTGCTGCTCGCCTTTTCGAACTCCCCAGAAGATATACGTTCCTGAAATTTCTTGGAGAGGGCGCCTTTTCAAAGGTGGTGAAATGTTTGGACGAGGAGACTGGTGAGACTGTGGCTATAAAGTTGCCTAGACGCCGGTGCCAACAAACCATGCATGAG ATTTCCATACTGAAAATGATCAAGATCCTCAACcttgacaaacacaacattgtcAAGTACATTGATTGTTTTCCGACCAGCTCCGGCAAGGCGTTTGTGTTCGAGTCGCTCGATATAAGCCTTCATGACTACTTTAAGAAGACAGATTGTGCCCCTATgcttctgagtgacatcagaacCATCATCCAACAG ATGGCCACAGCATTTAAGGCACTGAAGGAGATCGAGCTGATCCACACTGACGTCAAACTGGATAACATTATGATGGTGAATCACAGACGACGGCCGTTTGAAGTCAAGCTGATAGACTTTGGTGTGGCCATGCATGCATCAGATGTCAGGATAGGCCAGACTGTCCAACCACTAATTTTTCG GTCTCCAGAAATTTTTTTGGGCCGTGAGTTTACTGAGGCCTCTGATATGTGGACCCTGGGCTGTGCCATGTTTCAGATGATCTGCGGCTGTCAACCGTTCTCAGGAGAAAATGAATACGAAATA GTGCGGAGCATTGTTGAACTCGTGGGTGAGCCAAATACATTATATCTTCGTGGCTGTGAGTGTgcttttttttacttcaaagAGCTTGACTACTACCATTGGAGGATCAAG ACTCCCTCTGAATATTACAGAAAAGCTCGCAAGAAAAGACCCAGAAAGAGCCACCAGTTCAAGTCTCTGGATGATATGAAAGCA ATGCGTCTGGAAGAAAATAACCAGACTGAAGCTGTAGAGCGAGAGCAGTGTATCGAGCTTCTGAAGGCTATGCTGACAGTGGTTGACTGGGAGAGGATCACTCCCTGTGAAGTTCTCGCTCATCCATTCATCACGAAAGACTACACAAA tgtcCAGACTGATGGACTCAAGACATTGAGAAGTTCAAGTGAGGACTTTGAATGTGAGCCTCTTGCCGCTCCACTGAAGGACAGCAGCAGTATCATCCAACCAGACGGCTGCACTCCATCTCCTGAAATTCTGCCATCAGGTGCGATTCTGGTTCAGCCTGCGACTGCCGAGAACTCAACCTCACTGGAAGACCAGGAGAGTGCAGTTAGTGAGCCTCCTACCGCTCCTCTGGAGGATGAAGACAGGAGTGTCATCCAACCAGACGGCTGCACTCCATCTCCTGAAATTCTGCCATCAGGTGTGATTCTGGTTCGGCCTGCGACTGCCGAGAACTCAACCTCACTGGAAGACCAGGAGAGTGCAGTTAGTGAGCCTCCTACCGCTCCTCTGGCGGATGAAGACAGGAGTGTCATCCAACCAGACGGCTGCACTCCATCTCCTGAAATTCTGCCATCAGGTGCGATTCTGGTTCGGCCTGCGACCGCCGAGAACACAACCTCACTGGAAGACCAGGAGAGTGCAGTTAGTGAGCCTGCTACTGCTCCTCTGGAGGATGAAGACAGGAGTGTCATCCAACCAGACGGCTGCACTCCATTTCCTGAAATTCTGCCATCAGGTGTGATTCTGGTTCGGCCTGTGACCGCCGAGAACTCAACCTCACTGGAAGACCAGGAGAGTGCAGTTAGTGAGCCTCCTACCGCTCCTCTGGCGGATGAAGACAGGAGTATCATCCAACCAGACGGCTGCACTCCATCTCCTGAAATCCTCCCATCAGTCCTGATCCAGACTCCACCTGCGAGAGCCGAGAACACAACACTGCTGGAAGATCAGGAGATTCAAGTTAG ttttcagtctgTCCTGGACAAGACATCAGAGTCCTCAGTGAGCGACGCTGGCGATAACACAAAGATATGCGAGGATTCAACCACATGTG AAGAcaccaggaggaagaagaagaagaagaagtcctCTGTTGCATCTCCtcatatctatatttctgtaaatcttgatgcctctctctgtctattactAATCATCTTGTGTGGCCTGTCCTCTTCTAGGTCACCACGGTGGACAGGAGGTCGCCACTTGGTGATGCCTCGTCCTGTGCAGTCGTCTCCACTCTTTACACATAATTTGTATCAGACattctgttaa